The following proteins are encoded in a genomic region of Gouania willdenowi chromosome 6, fGouWil2.1, whole genome shotgun sequence:
- the ppp1r3aa gene encoding uncharacterized protein ppp1r3aa, whose product MDAVCFQCLQDDMASVKDEEEPVEEGGLSRSYSTDEETDDDSEPEPPPVARRKVSFADAFGLDLVSVKEFDNIDLSESEVVQCNDRERKHSLEEFYMSCLFSVPSSQAELHERLHTQMVELESIELLPGTTTLRGKIRVVNLCYNKLVYARITLDRWNSYFDLLAEYVPGSSDRETDRFTFSYTLVPPFERDGTRVEFCLRYETSLGTFWANNKEMNYVLFCHQRGCIKETEMSEESGFRSKRSCLRAIRNGGAEERTRETITKETLAGGLEERCKKEKADKKTRNQKEQVQLLHNPNDHKSMLENEKRDHSLEHLAHAQDCLPQSQNRVPRTVTQGVAYRLKALDSLPDSQEDQSQKTPQVFTDHQITLLTQNWNNEPQQVENPGMEDIWAGESHITLSKVSRENTYSANNTWESFPKSTDNGNSREPTVCKVWQSFLNAPSSGDHSAIPESAMQQTATSPSNKNDHQIQYTATTQKFQEFQVGADTPTPLHVHTLATCQGLSDSCKTLSANVAFNAKDHQSAKVCDSRPRDDNAATQDASQGSQSNSVIDTLLEFSLKGAPPVSEGSVDSSTECHTSAVWELEKDRIIGGAEKIGDKTITLHTADLVTSSGESETTDMTAMLASQNATAGDRISVGARLHEGLSSRGEGKVTGTASSEMDDMLAFREAISLEIKDGARDVFSASRCGTKKEEEIFTPQEDEKSLKYLTEMCWEKFKLKQNSENTLQEEMKGEVNVQSTLVHPSDFQTNQKCRKNKDRALAFNDDKTVNSNTMEVFNTKETFYDKASKETEKCTWSGLETTCVFDEKESHHSEISGQPVSVALSLPNQSINQSANEEQCIQDRESYCDGIVMNSQEFDPSSQAVTIKSPKMVRVVQSDHLKCRCSLTDDPNVIKTLQPEWSHSQEVMESKKEDDDNTSTEEVMEKESLSTKDTLTQCQPETSHPLKDLMNEDKDESVSSGKLNIEATTELMGNVRDSQEKKGNTLAELKEHKLLAEVEMSSPVEYEKISRGEKDPITSENPVSLEEIEPRVEMIAIERFGEDLIRRIWEDIFSRELQGFCMDNTAVTGVGCRQADIAHAEEIVVQECIQEQPSVTNGCECSSKERNHSLSQQTPIFSQQKTDVSSSAYPSQDLLISFAFQRRCSLTETILALGSITDRENYTTMTERSDTCQETPKDIFLQDSFNRSALPSYKHSESSLGNAKESEGVAWRSVLYIVFHITRFLLCALLVGTFFTILFLYDFSVFVSLYFFSLCWWFYVWKINRTPAKKTNGEVR is encoded by the exons ATGGACGCTGTTTGCTTCCAGTGTTTGCAAGATGACATGGCGTCGGTAAAGGATGAGGAAGAACCGGTGGAAGAGGGAGGATTGAGTAGATCGTACTCCACAGACGAGGAGACGGATGACGATTCGGAGCCAGAACCTCCACCGGTCGCTCGTAGAAAAGTGTCGTTCGCAGACGCCTTTGGCCTCGACCTGGTGTCAGTCAAAGAGTTTGACAACATTGACCTGAGTGAGTCAGAGGTGGTTCAGTGCAATGATAGAGAGAGAAAGCACTCACTGGAGGAGTTCTACATGTCCTGCCTGTTCTCTGTGCCTTCGTCCCAAGCCGAGCTCCATGAAAGACTACACACTCAGATGGTGGAGCTGGAGAGCATCGAGCTTCTCCCTGGTACCACCACCCTCCGAGGCAAAATCAGGGTGGTCAACCTCTGCTACAATAAGCTTGTTTACGCGAGGATAACCCTTGATCGATGGAACAGCTACTTCGACCTGTTGGCCGAGTACGTGCCTGGGTCCAGTGACAGGGAAACTGACAGGTTTACCTTCAGCTACACTTTAGTTCCTCCCTTTGAAAGAGACGGAACCAGAGTGGAGTTCTGTCTCCGCTATGAGACTTCACTCGGCACGTTCTGGGCTAATAACAAAGAGATGAACTATGTGCTCTTCTGTCACCAAAGAGGATGCATAAAGGAGACTGAAATGTCTGAAGAGAGTGGCTTTAGGAGCAAGAGGAGCTGTCTCCGAGCTATCAG GAATGGAGGTGCAGAAGAAAGAACCAGAGAGACCATTACCAAGGAAACACTTGCTGGGG GACTAGAAGAAcgatgtaaaaaagaaaaggctgaCAAAAAGACAAGGAATCAAAAAGAGCAGGTGCAATTGTTGCATAACCCTAACGACCACAAATCTATG TTGGAGAATGAAAAACGAGATCATAGTCTGGAACATTTAGCACATGCGCAAGACTGCCTCCCTCAAAGTCAAAATCGAGTACCACGGACGGTCACTCAGGGTGTAGCCTACCGTCTTAAAGCCCTGGATTCTCTGCCAGATTCACAGGAAGACCAAAGCCAAAAGACTCCACAGGTCTTTACCGACCATCAGATAACCCTACTTACACAGAACTGGAACAATGAACCTCAGCAGGTGGAAAATCCTGGTATGGAAGACATCTGGGCTGGAGAATCACACATTACCTTGTCGAAAGTATCAAGAGAAAACACTTATTCTGCTAATAACACCTGGGAGAGCTTTCCTAAGAGTACAGACAATGGCAACAGCAGAGAACCCACTGTGTGCAAAGTATGGCAGAGTTTTCTTAATGCACCTAGCAGTGGAGACCATTCTGCCATTCCAGAGTCAGCAATGCAGCAGACAGCAACATCTCCCTCAAATAAAAACGACCACCAGATTCAATATACAGCAACAACTCAAAAGTTTCAAGAATTTCAAGTGGGCGCAGACACACCCACACCTTTACATGTGCACACCTTAGCTACATGTCAGGGGCTGTCAGACTCTTGCAAAACACTGTCGGCTAATGTTGCCTTTAACGCTAAGGACCACCAGTCTGCCAAAGTATGTGACAGCAGGCCAAGGGATGACAACGCAGCAACACAAGATGCATCCCAAGGGTCACAGAGTAACTCCGTAATAGACACTCTGCTGGAATTTAGCCTTAAGGGGGCACCGCCCGTGTCCGAGGGCTCTGTTGACAGTTCAACAGAGTGTCACACGTCTGCCGTCTGGGAGCTAGAAAAAGACAGAATAATAGGAGGAGCAGAAAAAATAGGAGACAAGACCATAACATTGCACACAGCTGACTTAGTAACAAGCTCTGGGGAGTCGGAGACAACAGACATGACAGCAATGCTAGCGTCTCAGAATGCCACTGCCGGTGATAGGATCTCAGTTGGAGCAAGGCTCCACGAGGGTCTTTCTTCGAGAGGGGAGGGCAAGGTTACAGGTACTGCATCCAGTGAGATGGATGACATGCTGGCATTTAGGGAGGCAATCAGCCTGGAAATAAAGGATGGGGCAAGGGATGTCTTTTCTGCATCTAGATGTGGGACGAAAAAAGAGGAGGAGATATTCACACCACAAGAGGATGAAAAGTCTCTGAAATATCTTACTGAAATGTGTTGGGAGAAATTCAAACTCAAGcaaaatagtgaaaatacatTACAAGAAGAAATGAAGGGTGAAGTCAATGTACAATCTACACTTGTTCATCCAAGTGATTTTCAAACAAACCAAAAGTGCAGGAAAAACAAAGACAGGGCACTCGCTTTCAATGATGATAAGACAGTAAATAGTAATACAATGGAAGTATTCAATACAAAGGAAACTTTCTACGATAAAGCGAGCAAAGAAACAGAGAAATGTACATGGTCAGGCCTCGAAACGACTTGTGTGTTTGATGAGAAGGAATCACATCATAGTGAGATATCTGGACAACCAGTTTCAGTGGCTTTGTCATTacctaatcaatcaatcaatcaatcagcaAATGAAGAGCAATGCATTCAAGATAGGGAGTCCTATTGTGATGGAATTGTTATGAATTCCCAAGAGTTTGACCCATCAAGTCAGGCGGTGACGATCAAATCCCCAAAGATGGTGAGGGTTGTCCAAAGTGACCACCTAAAATGTAGATGCAGTCTAACAGATGACCCAAACGTCATAAAGACTTTACAACCAGAATGGAGTCATTCACAAGAAGTGATGGAAAGTAAAAAGGAAGACGATGACAACACAAGCACTGAAGAAGTAATGGAGAAGGAGAGTCTTTCTACGAAAGATACTTTAACTCAATGCCAACCTGAGACATCACATCCACTCAAAGATTTGATGAATGAAGACAAGGATGAGAGCGTGAGTAGTGGAAAGCTGAATATAGAAGCAACAACAGAGCTGATGGGTAATGTTAGGGATTCTCAGGAGAAAAAGGGAAACACACTCGCTGAACTTAAAGAGCACAAGTTGTTGGCAGAAGTTGAAATGTCCTCACCTGTTGAATACGAAAAAATATCCAGAGGAGAAAAAGATCCCATTACATCAGAAAACCCAGTTTCACTTGAAGAGATAGAACCAAGAGTGGAAATGATTGCCATTGAAAGATTTGGAGAAGATTTGATCAGGAGGATATGGGAAGACATCTTCAGTCGAGAGCTGCAGGGCTTTTGTATGGACAATACTGCTGTTACTGGAGTGGGATGTAGACAGGCAGACATTGCACACGCTGAGGAAATTGTTGTTCAGGAGTGTATACAAGAGCAACCCTCAGTAACTAATGGATGCGAGTGTTCGTCAAAAGAGAGAAATCACTCTCTCAGTCAACAAACTCCCATTTTCTCTCAACAAAAGACAGATGTGAGTTCAAGTGCTTATCCCAGTCAGGATCTTTTAATCTCTTTTGCTTTTCAAAGGAGATGCTCACTGACCGAAACAATTCTTGCTCTCGGCTCTATAACAGATAGGGAAAACTACACTACAATGACAGAAAGATCAGACACTTGTCAGGAGACACCAAAGGATATCTTCCTCCAAGATAGTTTTAATCGGTCAGCCCTTCCATCTTACAAGCATTCAGAGTCATCTTTAGGGAACGCCAAAGAATCTGAGGGTGTTGCTTGGAGGAGTGTGTTATACATTGTCTTTCACATAACCAGGTTTCTACTCTGTGCCTTGTTGGTGGGCACTTTCTTCACCATCCTTTTTCTTTATGATTTCTCAGTGTTCGTCAGCCTTTACTTCTTCTCATTGTGCTGGTGGTTTTATGTGTGGAAAATAAACAGAACGCcagcaaaaaaaactaatggtgAGGTCAGGTGa